The region CAGACGGCCTTGATTGATATCTTAGAACGAGATTATTTAATCTTCCAGTGTCATTGCTAAAACTGTTTGCTCTTGTTTGGCTCGAAAATCCGCCAGCTTTTGCCCTAATTCAGGGTTTTCGTTCGCCAGCAAAGAAATGGCAAACAGCGCTGCATTGGCCGCACCGGCTTCGCCGATGGCAAATGTCGCCACCGGCACGCCTTTAGGCATTTGCACGATAGACAGCAAAGAATCTTCGCCGCGCAAATATTTGCTCGGTACCGGCACACCCAATACCGGTACGGTTGTTTTCGCAGCTACCATGCCCGGTAAGTGCGCCGCGCCGCCGGCACCGGCGATAATCGCTTTAATACCGCGCTCGCGAGCGGTTTCGGCGTATTCAAACATCAAATCCGGCGTGCGGTGTGCGGAAACGACACGCGCTTCAAATTCTACGCCAAACTCTTTTAAAAACTGCGCGGCCTGCTGCATAACCGGCCAATCGCTGTTGCTGCCCATAATAATGCCGACTTGAACCATGATTTTTCTCCAAAAATAAGGCATTCAAATAAATAAAAATTTCAGACGGCCTGCATGATGCCAAAGGCCGTCTGAAAACCGTTTAGCGTTGTTTGATTCTGACTGCGGCGCGTTTGGCAGCATCGCTGTCGGGATAAGTCTGAATCAGTTTGCGCCATGTGCTGCGGGCGATGTCTTTTTGCTGCATGTTGTATTGGCAATGGCCAATGCTGAAGAGTGCTTCCGGCGCTTGGGCGCTGCGGCGGAAACGGTTGGCATAGCGGCCGCCGATTTCAATCACCGATTCACAATTGCCAATGCGTTGTTGGCTTTGCAGCAACAAATACATATTGCGGCGTGCCGCTTCGCTGCCATTACCGCCGTCTGCGCCGCGCAATACCGCCGCAGCCGCTACATAATTGCCGCGTTGGTAATATTTCAAGGCTTGGTTGTACAGGCGCGTTTCATTCAGCGCCACTGCATCGGCGTCGCTGACGGCCACGCCGTCGTTTTTCAGATAAGCCGCTTTGAGTTTGACATCGTTCAAACGCTGAGCCGTAGCCGGTTTTTTAACCGTAATAATA is a window of Neisseria yangbaofengii DNA encoding:
- the purE gene encoding 5-(carboxyamino)imidazole ribonucleotide mutase; this translates as MVQVGIIMGSNSDWPVMQQAAQFLKEFGVEFEARVVSAHRTPDLMFEYAETARERGIKAIIAGAGGAAHLPGMVAAKTTVPVLGVPVPSKYLRGEDSLLSIVQMPKGVPVATFAIGEAGAANAALFAISLLANENPELGQKLADFRAKQEQTVLAMTLED
- a CDS encoding tetratricopeptide repeat protein; translated protein: MTTLKLFLTVLSALALSACAATQPASYQEESFILPDIPDGPLPPPSGIPYPQLNQQTQIDQLGIQVARLEREMGTLQTRIEHLERVNKILPSKPAANPIITVKKPATAQRLNDVKLKAAYLKNDGVAVSDADAVALNETRLYNQALKYYQRGNYVAAAAVLRGADGGNGSEAARRNMYLLLQSQQRIGNCESVIEIGGRYANRFRRSAQAPEALFSIGHCQYNMQQKDIARSTWRKLIQTYPDSDAAKRAAVRIKQR